TGACCGTTAGCGTGCGGCCTGGACGAGTTCCTGCACCGATCAACCTGATCACGGTCCACTCCCCCTATCAGCGATGGCGGGACCTACTTGGCGGAGAGCCTGCGGATCATGATGGCCATGGCCAGCAGTGATGCGGCCAGCACCGTCAGAGGCTGCCACCGTTCCTTGATCATGGCCATAATGTCGTCGGCCGATGATGTTGTGTTGCCCTGGTCCGGGGTTCCTGAGTTGCGCTGCCCAGCGGAGCGGCGGGCCTTGAGCTCACGGATCTGCGCCTTGACGTCCACCTTCTCGCCGAGCCCGTCCCGGACAGCTGCCATGTGCTCGCGGCGCTGGCGCGCGCGGGTACGCAGCTCTTCCGGAGTAGCCTGGGCGGGTCCGTCCTCAGCCTGCTCCTTCTTCTTCTTTTCCTTGTCTTTGTCCTTGGGTTCCTTCGGCTTCTTCTCCAGCGTGGCCGGGTCGAAGCTGCGGCCTTCCTTCAGGACGCCGAGGTCATAGCGCAGGCCGTAAATGGCCTCCTCGGGCAGCAGCGGAAGCGTCTTCTTGAACCGGTTGACACCGATCAGCGCTCCCACGCCGGCGATGATCAGGAACAGCAGCGCCACCAGCAGAGCGGCAAGCCAGTCCGGCATGATTGTGCCCAGTCCGAGGATCGCGGCAACTATCAGCGCGATCGCAAGGGCGGCGGCGAACAGCAGTGCCACGACCAGGAACGCCGCTGCCACACCGGCTTTGACGCCCTTTTGCTTCATCTCGGCGGTGGCGAGGGCGAATTCGTCATTGAGTTGCCGGGGGGTCAGGCGGGCCATCACCTTCGCCAGGCCCACCAATGACGAACTCCCTGCAGTCCTTCGTGTGCTAGCGGAGCGATTCATGCGCCCTGCCTCCGTCCCCTGATTAATCTTCGCCGTTGCCATTACCCAAAATTACCATTCTCCTCACGTTTCACATTTTGAACAGCTGTTTGCGCGCCCTAGGGAGTTCCCAGCCCCTCCCGGTCTTCGAGCGCGCGTCCGGAGAATTCAGGGAGTTTGGTCTTGACGAACCAGAAGGAAATGACCGAGAAGATCGTAAAGATCGCGTACATGATCCAGACTCCGAAGTTATCGCTCACCCATGGGAACGACAGAGTGACGATGAAGTTGAAAATCCAGTTGACCATGGCGCCCAAACCAAGGGCCAGCGAACGGATGTTGTTCGGGAACACCTCGCCCAGGGTGACCCACATGACCGGCCCCCAGGTGGCTGCGAAGAAGATCACAAACAGGTTGGCACCCACCAGGGCCACCGGGCCCCAGATACCGGGGAGCGAAACGTCGTCGCCCATGCCCTCGGCCTGTGAGAACGAGAGCGTCGCCAGCAGCAGGCCGACAAACATTCCGGCGGAACCAATCATCAGCAGCTTCCGGCGGCCGATCCGGTCCACAAAGGCAATGGCCACGATGGTCATGACCACGTTGATGATCGAGGTAATGACCGACGTCGTGAAGGAGTCGCTTTCGCTGAAGCCCACCGACTGCCAGAGCGTGGTGGAGTAGTAGAAAATTGCGTTGATACCGACCAGCTGCTGGAACGCGGCGATGGCCATACCGACCCAGAGGATGGGCTGCAGGCCGAACTTCGGCCCGCGCAGGTCCTTGAAGGTGGGCTGCTTGCTGTTGAAGCTCTCGCGGATCTGGCGGATCTTCAGGTCGGTGTCGGTGACGCCCGAGACGTCGCGCAGGACCTTGGCCGCGTCTTCGTCACGGTCCTTGCGCACCAGGTACTGCGGAGACTCCGGAATGGTCAATGCCAGGACGCCGTAGACAATCGCCGGCAGGACGCCCACCAGAAGCATCCAGCGCCAGGCGGCCAGTCCCCACCACAGCTCTCCCAGGGCGCTGCCCGCCGAATTCGCCAGGAACGCGTCGGAGAGCAGGGCCGCGAAAATGCCCAGCGTGATCGCCAGCTGCTGGACCGAGCCCAGCGCTCCGCGCCACTT
This genomic interval from Arthrobacter citreus contains the following:
- a CDS encoding sugar porter family MFS transporter, which produces MAHPFKVIAVTVAAAVGGLLFGFDTAVINGAVDAIGEEFTLTPGVLGFTVAITLLGCAVGAWFAGQLADRLGRKKVMVAAAILFAANSVGSAYAFSEWDLMWWRLIGGLAIGTASVIAPGYIAEVAPNKWRGALGSVQQLAITLGIFAALLSDAFLANSAGSALGELWWGLAAWRWMLLVGVLPAIVYGVLALTIPESPQYLVRKDRDEDAAKVLRDVSGVTDTDLKIRQIRESFNSKQPTFKDLRGPKFGLQPILWVGMAIAAFQQLVGINAIFYYSTTLWQSVGFSESDSFTTSVITSIINVVMTIVAIAFVDRIGRRKLLMIGSAGMFVGLLLATLSFSQAEGMGDDVSLPGIWGPVALVGANLFVIFFAATWGPVMWVTLGEVFPNNIRSLALGLGAMVNWIFNFIVTLSFPWVSDNFGVWIMYAIFTIFSVISFWFVKTKLPEFSGRALEDREGLGTP
- a CDS encoding phage holin family protein translates to MNRSASTRRTAGSSSLVGLAKVMARLTPRQLNDEFALATAEMKQKGVKAGVAAAFLVVALLFAAALAIALIVAAILGLGTIMPDWLAALLVALLFLIIAGVGALIGVNRFKKTLPLLPEEAIYGLRYDLGVLKEGRSFDPATLEKKPKEPKDKDKEKKKKEQAEDGPAQATPEELRTRARQRREHMAAVRDGLGEKVDVKAQIRELKARRSAGQRNSGTPDQGNTTSSADDIMAMIKERWQPLTVLAASLLAMAIMIRRLSAK